One genomic region from Spodoptera frugiperda isolate SF20-4 chromosome 21, AGI-APGP_CSIRO_Sfru_2.0, whole genome shotgun sequence encodes:
- the LOC118280404 gene encoding putative fatty acyl-CoA reductase CG5065 isoform X1 codes for MGFLEDRDLSGVPSIPEFYRGKTVFITGASGFMGKVLVEKLLYSCPDLDRIYILLRNKKGVKSEDRLAQILAAPLFDRLRKERPGFESQVFVIAGDVMELGLGISEEDRALIVNRVNIVYHVAASVRFDDPLEYAIRMNLRGTKEMVELAADIRNLNVFVHVSTSYANTNRETLEEIVYPPHADWRETLNICETTDSHTLKVLTPKFLGELPNTYTFSKQLAENVVAEYKGILPIVIIRPSIVISSVEEPVPGWIENFNGPAALLAACGKGILRSMYTDPDLVADYMPVDISIKSFIVASWLRGTKELSPNDDLPIYNCCAGKLNTVTMGQMIAMGRQIYPSVPVNDMLWTPGGDLTKSKTLHYIKVILLHLLPAIFVDTILWLAGRKPMLVKVQRRIYIANLALQYYITKQWTFDNTNLVLMRTKIKDEDRKHFYYEMENIDQYKYFVNAVKGGKKYLLKEKDEDMPKAMAHYKRMVVVDIIVQIVFYSALLWWFLNLNCIQNLISQIYHES; via the exons GTTTTATGGGCAAAGTCCTGGTGGAGAAGCTGCTGTACTCCTGCCCAGACCTGGATAGGATCTATATTCTTCTGAGAAACAAGAAGGGTGTGAAATCAGAAGATAGACTGGCACAGATCTTAGCTGCACCA TTGTTCGATAGACTTCGCAAAGAGAGACCCGGCTTCGAATCCCAAGTGTTTGTAATCGCCGGAGATGTTATGGAACTTGGTTTGG GTATATCTGAAGAGGACCGCGCACTGATCGTCAACCGTGTGAACATCGTGTACCATGTGGCAGCTAGCGTTAG ATTTGATGATCCCTTGGAGTATGCTATCCGTATGAACCTCCGAGGTACTAAGGAGATGGTGGAACTAGCAGCAGACATCAGGAATTTAAAT GTTTTTGTCCACGTGTCCACTTCGTATGCAAACACCAACAGAGAGACACTGGAGGAGATCGTCTACCCTCCTCACGCTGACTGGAGAGAAACCCTGAACATTTGCGAGACAACTGACTCTCATACGTTGAAGGTGCTTACTCCAAA ATTCCTAGGAGAGTTACCGAACACCTACACATTTTCCAAGCAGTTGGCAGAGAATGTGGTCGCGGAGTACAAAGGGATTCTACCCATTGTCATCATCAGACCTTCCATTG taatatcCAGCGTGGAGGAGCCCGTGCCAGGGTGGATTGAGAACTTCAATGGACCTGCAGCTCTGTTGGCGGCTTGTGGAAAAG GTATCCTGCGGAGTATGTACACAGACCCTGACCTGGTAGCAGATTATATGCCTGTAGATATCTCCATCAAGAGTTTCATTGTGGCTTCCTGGTTGAGAGGAACTAAGGA ACTGTCTCCAAACGATGACTTACCCATCTACAACTGCTGTGCTGGTAAGCTAAACACCGTTACCATGGGGCAGATGATTGCCATGGGCCGTCAGATCTACCCGTCAGTGCCCGTCAATGATATGCTGTGGACTCCTGGTGGAGACCTCACCAAGTCGAAGACTTTACATTAtattaag GTGATATTACTCCATCTGCTACCAGCGATCTTCGTGGACACTATCCTTTGGTTGGCGGGTAGAAAGCCAAT GCTGGTCAAAGTTCAAAGACGTATCTACATAGCTAACCTAGCCTTACAATACTACATCACGAAGCAATGGACATTTGACAACACAAACCTGGTACTCATGAGAACGAAGATCAAGGACGAGGATAGGAAGCATTTCTATTATGAAATGGAAAATATTGATCAATACAAATATTTCGTGAACGCTGTGAAGGGAGGTAAGAAGTACCTCTTGAAAGAGAAGGATGAAGATATGCCGAAAGCCATGGCACATTATAAAAG AATGGTAGTCGTGGACATCATAGTACAGATTGTGTTCTACAGCGCCCTACTCTGGTGGTTCCTGAACCTAAACTGCATACAAAACCTGATTTCTCAAATATACCACGAATCTTAA